One window of the Pseudomonas sp. S04 genome contains the following:
- the rapZ gene encoding RNase adapter RapZ yields the protein MRLIIVSGRSGSGKSTALNVLEDNGYYCIDNLPAGLLPELAERALIHNDMAQPLVAVSIDARNLPSHLSRFPDLLEEVRSRHIQCDVLYLDADEETLLKRFSETRRRHPLSNSQRSLAEAIKDETTLLGPISDLADLKLNTTNLNLYQLRDTIKLRLLNQPEPGTAFLVESFGFKRGMPVDADLVFDVRCLPNPYWKPELRAQSGLDQPVAEYLAAQPDVEEMFEDISSYLLKWLPRFAASNRAYVTIAIGCTGGHHRSVYLTERLGQVLQKTLKNVQVRHRDLS from the coding sequence ATGCGCTTGATCATCGTCAGCGGCCGCTCCGGCTCCGGTAAAAGCACGGCCCTCAATGTACTGGAGGACAACGGCTACTACTGCATCGACAACCTGCCCGCCGGGTTGCTCCCTGAATTGGCCGAACGCGCGTTGATTCACAACGACATGGCCCAGCCACTGGTGGCCGTGTCGATCGATGCGCGCAACCTGCCGAGCCATCTGTCACGCTTCCCTGATCTGCTCGAAGAAGTGCGTAGCCGGCATATCCAATGTGATGTGCTGTACCTCGACGCCGATGAAGAAACCCTGCTCAAGCGCTTCTCGGAAACCCGTCGGCGCCACCCACTGAGCAACTCGCAGCGCTCGCTCGCCGAGGCTATCAAGGACGAGACCACCTTGCTGGGGCCGATCTCCGACCTCGCCGACCTCAAGCTCAACACCACCAACCTGAACCTCTACCAACTGCGTGACACCATCAAGTTGCGCCTGCTCAATCAACCCGAGCCGGGCACCGCATTCCTGGTCGAGTCGTTCGGGTTCAAGCGCGGCATGCCGGTGGATGCAGACCTGGTGTTCGACGTACGCTGCCTGCCCAACCCCTACTGGAAACCGGAACTGCGCGCGCAATCCGGGCTGGACCAGCCGGTTGCCGAATACCTGGCCGCTCAGCCGGATGTCGAAGAAATGTTTGAAGACATCTCCAGCTACCTGCTCAAATGGCTGCCACGTTTTGCCGCCAGCAATCGGGCCTACGTGACCATTGCCATTGGCTGCACAGGCGGGCATCACCGCTCCGTCTACCTGACCGAACGCCTGGGCCAGGTCCTGCAAAAAACCCTGAAGAACGTCCAGGTTCGCCACCGCGACCTTAGCTAA
- the ptsN gene encoding PTS IIA-like nitrogen regulatory protein PtsN, whose product MIRLESILTPGRSLVNVPGGSKKRALEQIANLIAREVPDLEMQDVFESLIAREKLGSTGFGNGIAIPHCRLKGCEAPISALMHLDAPIDFDAIDGAPVDLLFVLLVPQAATDAHLELLRQIASMLDRKEVRDRLRSASTSEALYQVVLDEQNGH is encoded by the coding sequence ATGATCCGACTTGAAAGCATCCTGACCCCCGGCCGTTCTTTGGTGAACGTGCCGGGCGGCAGTAAAAAACGCGCCCTCGAACAAATTGCCAACCTGATCGCCCGGGAAGTCCCGGATCTGGAGATGCAAGATGTCTTCGAGAGCCTGATCGCCCGTGAAAAACTCGGCTCGACCGGTTTTGGCAACGGCATCGCCATTCCTCACTGCCGCCTCAAAGGCTGCGAGGCGCCCATCAGCGCCTTGATGCACCTGGACGCACCTATTGATTTCGATGCCATCGATGGCGCTCCGGTCGACCTGCTGTTTGTTCTGCTGGTCCCGCAAGCCGCCACCGATGCCCACCTGGAGCTCTTGCGCCAGATCGCCAGCATGCTGGACCGCAAGGAAGTGCGCGATCGCCTGCGCAGCGCCAGCACCAGTGAAGCCCTGTACCAGGTTGTCCTGGACGAGCAAAACGGTCACTAA